A stretch of the Desulfuribacillus alkaliarsenatis genome encodes the following:
- a CDS encoding S-layer homology domain-containing protein, whose amino-acid sequence MRRRLFLIAFLCIVTVMVITTVHVEGNDIDSVSSNNYADLTGASSFLLDRAVVRLDNGNAAIIDTQGQIIKEFPAGYGAPFFIADWTDGLLRISNDGDRYSAIGYYSIEDGSLVIDHQFYTAGPFVDGYAVVSQRTGNGVINKQGEFVIEPQYNFMAYMGEERFYANTYSGTRCLLDLDGNQLLQVPGATPHFQPFAYGLSSYYNNSTGETSIFNVDGEILVTLEADKAAVIQSAEVANIERNGQTVYLSIRDGELFWEDDQKHYSIGAGVEMRINQYVNIPKNYQPYVDPYERIYYPVLSGYKDEQLEAHINQELYDFFIWHRPETEYEIMYKVGEVITHVEGHVGSFTKESRYGVIDMESNWNSVTLNMDLATGRVYTLGDLLLPGVEKELEEHTLPIENTTEFALIDGGLRFYQIIPGFRAIDPGRILSVVVDFDEIDNLINKNSDFWLALTKGSMENANRAALPFPDMPASHWAYAYTKSVFEAGIMQGDGKNFMPNDAILYEQAAAVFSRLLLESTGEHLQRADRDPNEPWYVAELESAERLGILEGLEGMEIGTTMRRDDLMVMLANVLKKKGLVKSMSTAEVNEVLSRFQDEGDIPDFKRDSAAMSVQAGFITGAGNLILPNETYTRAQAAKILTLIHQEKIDNIENQIKK is encoded by the coding sequence ATGAGGAGAAGATTATTTCTTATAGCATTTCTATGTATAGTTACAGTAATGGTGATTACAACTGTGCATGTAGAGGGAAATGACATAGATTCTGTGAGCAGTAACAATTATGCAGATTTAACTGGTGCATCTAGCTTCTTGCTTGACCGAGCTGTCGTGAGGCTTGATAATGGTAACGCAGCAATTATAGATACTCAAGGACAAATTATTAAGGAGTTCCCTGCCGGATATGGTGCACCATTTTTCATAGCAGACTGGACAGATGGTCTTTTGCGCATATCGAATGATGGAGATCGCTATTCAGCAATTGGATATTATTCAATTGAGGATGGAAGTCTCGTGATTGACCATCAGTTCTACACAGCTGGCCCTTTTGTTGATGGTTATGCTGTGGTTTCACAGCGAACAGGGAATGGCGTTATTAACAAGCAAGGTGAGTTTGTTATAGAGCCTCAATATAACTTTATGGCGTATATGGGAGAAGAGCGGTTTTACGCAAACACGTACTCAGGAACGCGGTGCTTACTTGATTTAGATGGGAATCAGTTATTACAAGTACCTGGAGCGACTCCGCATTTTCAACCATTTGCTTATGGTCTTTCTAGCTACTATAACAATAGTACGGGAGAGACAAGCATATTTAATGTCGACGGTGAGATTCTAGTAACATTGGAAGCAGATAAAGCGGCCGTTATACAAAGTGCGGAAGTCGCTAATATTGAGCGCAACGGTCAAACGGTGTATCTAAGTATAAGAGATGGGGAGTTATTCTGGGAGGATGACCAAAAACATTATAGTATTGGTGCAGGTGTTGAAATGCGCATTAACCAGTATGTGAACATTCCAAAGAATTATCAACCCTATGTTGACCCTTATGAGAGAATTTACTATCCAGTTCTTTCAGGATATAAAGACGAGCAGCTAGAAGCGCATATCAATCAAGAGCTATATGATTTTTTTATCTGGCACAGACCAGAAACGGAGTATGAAATAATGTATAAAGTAGGCGAAGTTATTACACATGTTGAGGGACATGTGGGCTCGTTTACAAAAGAGAGTCGTTATGGTGTTATTGACATGGAAAGCAATTGGAACAGTGTGACTTTGAATATGGATTTGGCGACAGGTAGGGTGTACACACTCGGAGACCTGCTGTTACCAGGAGTTGAAAAGGAGTTAGAGGAGCATACTTTACCTATAGAAAACACGACAGAATTTGCACTGATTGATGGTGGACTCCGTTTCTACCAGATCATCCCAGGATTTAGGGCGATAGACCCTGGTAGAATTCTTTCAGTTGTTGTCGATTTTGATGAAATCGATAATCTAATAAACAAAAATAGCGACTTCTGGTTGGCGTTAACAAAGGGTTCAATGGAGAATGCAAACAGAGCGGCGTTACCATTCCCTGATATGCCAGCTTCTCACTGGGCATATGCCTATACAAAAAGCGTATTTGAAGCGGGTATCATGCAGGGTGATGGCAAAAACTTTATGCCAAATGATGCAATCTTATATGAGCAGGCAGCAGCAGTGTTTTCTCGTTTGCTGTTAGAAAGCACAGGTGAGCACCTCCAACGAGCAGATCGAGATCCTAATGAGCCGTGGTATGTAGCAGAACTCGAGTCAGCAGAAAGACTAGGTATTCTAGAAGGACTAGAAGGTATGGAAATTGGAACGACAATGAGACGAGATGATTTGATGGTCATGCTTGCTAATGTACTTAAGAAAAAAGGTCTTGTAAAATCCATGTCAACTGCTGAGGTAAATGAAGTCCTATCTCGTTTTCAAGATGAAGGGGATATTCCAGATTTCAAGCGGGACTCAGCAGCTATGAGTGTGCAGGCTGGGTTTATAACGGGGGCAGGAAATCTGATTTTGCCAAATGAAACATACACCAGGGCACAGGCAGCTAAAATTTTGACATTGATACATCAAGAGAAAATTGATAATATTGAAAATCAAATTAAAAAGTAA